A region from the Persephonella sp. genome encodes:
- a CDS encoding biopolymer transporter ExbD, which translates to MNFRKYLKVEDRGFVVDMTALVDIAFIIILFLGIVSTLAPISSINVELPKATAEKTSVEPVKIFVDKDGNYYIGRKKSTDEEITKFLTERKTKALVVVADRRVEYGKVVHLMDIAKKSGVEEINIATRRGE; encoded by the coding sequence ATGAACTTCAGAAAGTATCTTAAGGTAGAAGATCGGGGCTTCGTTGTAGATATGACAGCCCTTGTAGATATAGCTTTTATCATTATACTCTTTTTAGGTATAGTAAGCACCTTAGCACCAATATCATCAATAAATGTAGAGCTTCCAAAAGCAACAGCAGAAAAAACATCTGTTGAGCCTGTGAAGATATTTGTTGACAAAGATGGGAACTACTATATAGGAAGAAAAAAATCCACAGATGAGGAGATAACAAAATTTTTAACAGAAAGAAAAACAAAAGCCCTTGTTGTTGTAGCAGACAGAAGGGTTGAATACGGAAAGGTTGTTCATCTTATGGATATAGCAAAAAAATCAGGGGTTGAAGAGATAAATATAGCCACAAGAAGAGGTGAGTAA
- a CDS encoding MotA/TolQ/ExbB proton channel family protein produces MEYIIQIFQKGGPLMYPLLFLGVLSVAFIIERLYSLSFRKTFPVKKIEEISFYIQEKRFPEAITIAKNTNSIATAMIAGLLEAYIKGRKTQDQLKTVAEEIARAEIPKLEGYVNAIGAIAAIAPLLGFLGTVTGMIQVFEALSVEGLSNPEVLSSGISQALITTAFGLSIAIPSLAAYWYFRSKLSFVVSQLENLATELVYQLTEIKQEGQKDELQKVS; encoded by the coding sequence ATGGAATATATAATTCAGATATTTCAAAAAGGTGGACCTTTAATGTATCCCTTGCTGTTTTTGGGTGTCTTATCTGTGGCATTTATTATAGAAAGGCTGTATTCTCTGTCTTTTAGAAAAACATTTCCTGTTAAAAAAATAGAGGAAATCTCATTCTACATACAGGAAAAAAGGTTCCCTGAAGCGATAACAATAGCAAAGAACACAAACTCTATAGCAACAGCAATGATAGCAGGACTACTTGAGGCATACATAAAAGGGAGGAAAACACAGGATCAGCTTAAAACAGTTGCTGAAGAGATAGCAAGGGCAGAGATACCAAAATTAGAAGGCTATGTGAATGCCATAGGAGCGATAGCTGCCATTGCTCCTCTTCTTGGTTTTCTTGGAACGGTTACCGGTATGATACAGGTTTTTGAAGCCCTGTCTGTTGAAGGTTTATCTAATCCTGAGGTGTTATCATCAGGAATATCTCAGGCTCTCATAACAACAGCATTTGGTCTTTCAATAGCCATACCATCTCTTGCAGCCTACTGGTATTTCAGATCAAAACTGTCATTTGTTGTTTCACAGCTTGAGAACCTTGCTACAGAACTTGTTTATCAGCTTACAGAAATAAAACAAGAAGGTCAGAAAGATGAACTTCAGAAAGTATCTTAA
- a CDS encoding tetratricopeptide repeat protein produces MLRTAVLILLLISLKVLSQEVKVPEVTFPIEIIAQKQEKKPFLLPPEKLKIREKLQIKLFVEDVKPIPPYDVKPPVLNFKKPSSFLGIPEENALMSDAIDDFLNGRYFFAKEKLEKLIKKYPDVPFISDAYYLLGLVYSNLGEEKNALKTFIKGCSQNVTSKSKDYSCLIGAVFSFKFHSIQKAEQLLKNVDITDDNTLFWHSVVFALQDKPQQAFELLKDTKCENLDINFINYCRYMKGYILFANHKFDKALKIINQIQTPEYYRHLLLLKGFSYLNLGKYPEASAYFQKFLEGYGSVEKISDYAIYGLGIIDINYNRIKEALEKAGILESRDKNLAQNLYIKVAEELADRNDFETAFVILQRSAKAGNIYIDYLRKKLAITAYNTGNYRYAFLMFKEIDTPLFNLYAGYSLLKMKRPVEAKEYFEKTVRLSETEETKEKALKYLSDIYFRLKQFKEYLLTVKKIKQFDPEYASDLLGWYFFVKKEYKKAFQAFKDPYMKAVSAFNGDILDQAYKIIKDRKDRKSRFLLAYIYLKQENLEKAREILKELSKEKDKIGEEAGYLYAYSYFSEGNYKKAAEEFWDYAKKHRDTALGRQAILRMADSYYNLGEIDKARQIYRKFIQKYSNTPEAIDAAYQLTVLEMKGSTGNIAQQIESFIKKYPNYPFVNLLKIQLADHYLENKNFEKAEQIYRQVIQQDVKESDYAFYKLGYLYYQKGEKDKAIKILEDYLKKFPKGEFSINAKSLLVKAYQEKGDLDKAIAVLKTLPDTDENRFKLAVLYYKKGDLFEAKNYFEDIYTRFPKYRNDIAYYLGKIQLEQGYTDMALKYFEEATGGSDYHHVAESYFLLGVIHQKNGDLEDALNNFINVVYLYPEAKEFVIKARLKAAEIMKESGQKKEAACMLKPIKDEEIEQKLKEKFQELLKGLPECS; encoded by the coding sequence ATGTTAAGGACGGCTGTTTTAATATTACTATTAATATCACTTAAGGTGCTTTCACAGGAAGTAAAAGTTCCTGAAGTAACATTTCCCATAGAGATTATAGCCCAGAAGCAGGAGAAAAAACCTTTTTTACTTCCACCTGAAAAATTAAAGATCAGGGAAAAACTTCAGATAAAACTTTTTGTTGAGGACGTTAAACCAATTCCTCCATACGATGTAAAACCTCCTGTGCTTAACTTCAAAAAACCCTCCTCATTTCTGGGAATACCTGAAGAAAACGCCCTTATGTCAGATGCTATTGATGACTTTTTAAACGGCAGATACTTCTTTGCAAAGGAAAAACTTGAAAAACTAATAAAAAAATATCCAGATGTGCCTTTTATATCAGATGCTTACTATTTGCTTGGACTTGTTTACAGTAATCTTGGTGAAGAAAAGAACGCATTGAAAACATTTATCAAAGGTTGCTCCCAAAATGTGACATCAAAATCAAAAGATTATTCCTGTCTTATAGGTGCTGTTTTCAGTTTCAAGTTCCACAGTATCCAAAAGGCTGAACAGCTTTTAAAAAATGTTGATATCACAGACGACAACACCCTTTTCTGGCACAGCGTAGTTTTTGCCTTACAAGATAAACCACAGCAGGCTTTTGAGCTTTTAAAGGATACAAAGTGTGAAAACCTTGATATAAACTTCATAAACTACTGCAGATACATGAAAGGCTACATACTGTTTGCAAATCATAAGTTTGACAAAGCTTTGAAAATCATCAATCAGATACAAACACCTGAATACTACAGACATCTTCTTCTTCTGAAAGGATTTTCATATCTGAACTTAGGAAAGTACCCTGAAGCATCAGCATACTTCCAGAAATTCCTTGAAGGATACGGTTCTGTAGAAAAAATATCAGATTATGCGATTTATGGACTTGGAATTATTGATATTAATTACAACAGAATAAAGGAGGCTCTTGAAAAAGCAGGAATACTTGAATCAAGGGATAAAAATCTTGCACAGAACCTTTACATAAAAGTGGCTGAAGAGCTTGCAGACAGAAATGATTTTGAAACAGCCTTTGTGATTCTCCAAAGATCAGCAAAGGCAGGAAATATATACATAGATTACTTAAGGAAAAAGTTAGCTATAACAGCCTACAACACAGGAAATTACAGATATGCCTTCCTTATGTTCAAAGAGATTGATACACCCCTTTTTAACCTTTACGCAGGATATTCACTTCTGAAAATGAAAAGACCTGTTGAGGCTAAAGAATACTTTGAAAAGACTGTAAGACTATCTGAAACTGAGGAAACCAAAGAAAAAGCCCTGAAGTATCTATCAGACATATACTTCCGTCTAAAGCAGTTCAAAGAATATCTGCTGACTGTAAAAAAGATCAAACAGTTTGACCCTGAGTATGCATCTGACCTTTTAGGGTGGTATTTCTTTGTAAAAAAAGAGTATAAGAAAGCCTTTCAGGCTTTTAAAGACCCATACATGAAAGCTGTTTCCGCATTTAACGGGGACATTCTTGATCAGGCTTACAAAATAATCAAAGACAGAAAAGACAGAAAGAGCAGATTTTTACTTGCCTATATATATCTGAAACAGGAAAACCTTGAAAAAGCAAGAGAAATCTTGAAAGAGTTATCAAAAGAAAAAGACAAGATAGGAGAAGAAGCAGGATACCTTTACGCATACTCTTACTTTTCTGAAGGAAACTACAAAAAAGCAGCAGAGGAGTTCTGGGATTATGCCAAAAAACATAGAGACACAGCATTAGGCAGACAGGCTATTCTCAGAATGGCAGACAGTTACTACAACCTTGGGGAAATAGATAAAGCAAGACAGATATACAGAAAGTTCATACAGAAATACTCAAACACACCTGAGGCAATAGATGCTGCATACCAGCTTACCGTCCTTGAGATGAAAGGCTCAACAGGAAACATAGCCCAGCAGATAGAAAGCTTCATAAAAAAATATCCAAACTATCCGTTTGTAAACCTTCTCAAGATACAGCTTGCGGACCATTATCTTGAAAATAAAAACTTTGAAAAGGCAGAGCAGATCTACAGACAGGTAATTCAACAAGATGTGAAAGAGTCAGATTACGCATTCTATAAATTAGGCTATCTGTATTACCAGAAAGGAGAAAAGGATAAGGCAATAAAAATACTTGAAGATTATCTCAAAAAGTTTCCAAAAGGGGAGTTTTCAATAAACGCAAAATCTCTTCTTGTTAAAGCATACCAGGAGAAAGGAGATCTGGATAAAGCGATAGCTGTTTTAAAAACTCTTCCTGATACTGATGAGAACAGATTTAAACTTGCCGTTTTATATTACAAAAAAGGAGATCTGTTTGAAGCGAAAAACTACTTTGAGGATATTTACACAAGATTTCCAAAATATAGAAACGATATAGCATACTACCTTGGTAAAATACAGCTTGAACAGGGGTATACAGATATGGCATTAAAATATTTTGAGGAAGCTACAGGAGGTTCAGATTACCACCATGTTGCAGAAAGCTACTTCTTACTTGGGGTTATACACCAGAAAAATGGAGATCTTGAAGATGCGTTGAATAACTTTATAAATGTGGTTTATCTATATCCAGAGGCAAAAGAGTTTGTTATAAAGGCAAGATTAAAAGCAGCCGAAATAATGAAGGAAAGCGGGCAAAAAAAGGAAGCTGCATGCATGCTAAAACCAATTAAAGATGAGGAAATTGAACAAAAACTTAAAGAAAAATTTCAGGAACTCCTGAAAGGACTTCCTGAATGTAGTTAA
- a CDS encoding bifunctional riboflavin kinase/FAD synthetase, whose amino-acid sequence MKVIKGKDLPINEETVCTIGNFDGFHKGHAYILNLVKETADKEGKKSLVVTFEPHPKKILNPQNAPCRITSLETKLDLLKDQKIDYVYVINFDKSFAEKSPEEFIRFLTCELKCRKLIVGHDWKFGYKGKGDINTAKEIGKKYNLQVKVVLPVKIDNERISSTKIRELLKRGDVYNVSKLLGRTYCIKGKIHKGNQIGKKIGFPTINIKPPEDLCLKKGVYSGYVSFNNEIYPAVINYGTRPTVDGKDLFIEAHIIGKSVDISEKQQIKIFFKDFIREEKKFSDIDQLKKQIKSDITNAMKVLEVK is encoded by the coding sequence ATGAAGGTTATCAAAGGAAAAGATCTTCCAATAAATGAAGAAACAGTATGCACCATAGGCAACTTTGACGGATTTCATAAAGGTCATGCATACATTCTAAATCTTGTTAAAGAAACAGCAGACAAAGAAGGGAAAAAATCCCTTGTTGTAACATTTGAACCCCACCCTAAAAAAATACTGAACCCCCAGAATGCTCCATGTAGAATTACAAGCCTTGAGACAAAATTAGACCTGCTTAAAGATCAAAAAATAGATTATGTGTATGTGATTAACTTTGATAAAAGTTTTGCAGAAAAATCACCTGAGGAGTTCATAAGATTTTTAACCTGTGAACTTAAATGCAGAAAGCTGATAGTTGGTCATGACTGGAAGTTCGGCTATAAAGGAAAGGGAGATATCAACACAGCAAAAGAGATAGGAAAAAAGTATAACCTTCAGGTAAAGGTTGTTCTCCCTGTAAAAATAGATAATGAGAGGATAAGCAGCACAAAAATAAGAGAGCTTTTAAAAAGAGGAGATGTTTATAATGTGTCAAAACTGCTTGGCAGAACATACTGTATAAAAGGAAAAATACACAAAGGTAACCAGATAGGAAAAAAAATAGGATTTCCCACCATAAACATAAAACCCCCTGAGGATCTGTGTTTGAAAAAAGGAGTTTACTCAGGATACGTATCATTTAACAATGAGATATATCCTGCTGTTATAAATTACGGAACAAGACCAACCGTTGACGGAAAAGACCTTTTTATAGAAGCACACATAATAGGAAAATCTGTTGATATATCGGAAAAACAGCAGATAAAGATATTTTTTAAAGATTTTATAAGAGAAGAAAAAAAGTTCAGCGACATAGACCAGCTAAAAAAACAAATTAAATCTGACATAACAAATGCCATGAAAGTTTTAGAGGTTAAGTAA
- a CDS encoding regulatory protein RecX, whose amino-acid sequence MEKAKSYALKLLSKRDYFEAELRNKLSLKGFSEEEIQKTIEYLKEQKLLDDKKLLERYKEINLQKGKSPLSIKNKLYRKGITDIEFSYEEELKSALHLLRFKYKKEKRYADIVKFLKNRGFSYSVIQEATNKFLDGEE is encoded by the coding sequence ATGGAAAAGGCTAAATCATACGCATTAAAGCTTTTATCAAAAAGGGATTATTTTGAGGCTGAACTGAGAAACAAACTGTCTTTGAAAGGATTTTCTGAAGAAGAGATACAAAAAACAATTGAGTATCTAAAAGAGCAAAAACTCCTTGACGACAAAAAACTTCTTGAAAGATACAAAGAGATAAACCTACAGAAAGGAAAAAGCCCCTTATCCATAAAAAATAAGCTGTATAGAAAAGGTATAACAGACATTGAGTTTTCCTACGAAGAAGAACTCAAATCAGCCTTACACCTGCTAAGGTTTAAATACAAAAAAGAAAAAAGATACGCCGATATAGTAAAATTTTTAAAAAACAGGGGTTTTTCATACTCTGTTATACAGGAGGCGACAAATAAATTCTTAGATGGAGAAGAATGA